The Lactuca sativa cultivar Salinas chromosome 2, Lsat_Salinas_v11, whole genome shotgun sequence genome includes a window with the following:
- the LOC111888852 gene encoding uncharacterized protein LOC111888852 isoform X3: MNEKGITGSCMIIGLLMWRIQREEQVKTDKFELLNKLKNAETEIKELKRRRVEDAKANEKVVSMFAAHEQRWLMERKKLTQQIRALLHELRVINTKTKENVSGLCGQLEEKEKLLEEEKDKRREQEESVKKAEKINEELRETLKREAQEHSKEIWKHKSAFIELVSTQRQLEAEMGRAVRQMEAEKQEVNGVLEQKEQYVLMTQKLSMELIKTRKDLEQKDKILSAMLRKSKLDTAEKKMLLKEVKMSKSKTVPESRHERYSLRSMLSRHHKSKPEQLELKDDQCSASPFSQQSIITEGSQEFDVAANIGQLEGWVQCETEKYISVVEQRHEVEVNAFAEQLRLKDEKLEAFRWHSMSMDIEMKRLHSHIEGLDHDLTNLKQQNHKLESLLFNRESELHALKSELQLNTPKPQKEKDEQVPSKAMVLAVQSPDKEFEDKKDLVSVGEECSRKKDIVSGENISSSSSSWKMDLHALGVLYKIKRLKQQLVMFERLTGKQESCENREYDDKRKLYSLVSVVSKQVSRYQSLQEKANDICKRMAVE; this comes from the exons ATGAATGAGAAGGGGATCACAGGATCATGTATGATTATAGGTTTGCTTATGTGGAGAATTCAGCGAGAAGAACAAGTGAAAACCGATAAGTTTGAACTTCTAAATAAGCTCAAGAATGCAGAAACAGAGATCAAAGAGTTAAAAAGAAGGCGAGTTGAAGATGCAAAAGCCAATGAGAAAGTTGTCAGCATGTTTGCAGCACATGAGCAGCGCTGGTTAATGGAAAGAAAGAAACTTACACAGCAAATTCGAGCTCTTTTGCATGAATTAAGAGTTATCAATACAAAAACTAAAGAAAATGTATCCGGATTATGTGGTCAGcttgaagaaaaagaaaagttgTTGGAGGAAGAAAAGGATAAGAGGAGAGAGCAAGAGGAAAGTGTAAAAAAGGCTGAGAAAATAAACGAGGAGTTGAGAGAAACATTGAAACGTGAAGCTCAAGAGCATTCGAAAGAGATTTGGAAGCATAAAAGTGCGTTTATTGAGCTTGTATCAACACAAAGACAGCTTGAAGCAGAGATGGGTAGAGCTGTTAGACAGATGGAAGCAGAAAAACAAGAAGTTAATGGAGTTTTAGAGCAAAAGGAACAGTATGTGTTGATGACACAAAAGCTGTCAATGGAACTTATCAAAACCCGCAAAGATTTGGAGCAAAAAGACAAGATTTTGTCGGCTATGCTGAGGAAATCAAAACTGGATACAGCTGAGAAGAAAATGTTACTGAAAGAGGTCAAAATGTCAAAGTCAAAGACAGTGCCTGAGTCAAGACACGAGAGATATTCACTGAGAAGTATGCTTTCTAGACACCACAAATCCAAACCGGAGCAATTAGAGTTGAAGGACGATCAATGCTCTGCTTCTCCATTTTCTCAACAATCCATCATCACAGAGGGAAGCCAAGAATTCG ATGTTGCAGCAAATATTGGGCAATTGGAAGGATGGGTTCAATGTGAAACTGAGAAATACATAAGTGTTGTTGAGCAAAGGCATGAGGTTGAGGTAAATGCTTTTGCAGAACAATTGAGATTGAAAGATGAGAAATTAGAAGCTTTTCGTTGGCATTCAATGAGCATGGATATCGAGATGAAACGACTTCATTCCCATATTGAAGGACTTGATCATGATCTAACAAACCTTAAACAACAAAACCATAAACTTGAATCTTTATTGTTCAACCGTGAATCAGAATTGCATGCCTTGAAATCAGAATTACAACTCAACACTCCAAAACCCCAGAAAGAAAAAGATGAACAAGTTCCTTCCAAAGCAATGGTGCTGGCAGTTCAATCTCCAGATAAGGAATTTGAAGATAAGAAAGATTTAGTTTCTGTTGGAGAAGAATGTTCAAGGAAAAAAGATATTGTCAGTGGTGAaaacatatcatcatcatcatcatcatggaaGATGGATCTTCATGCTCTCGGGGTGTTGTACAAGATCAAGAGGCTAAAACAACAGCTTGTCATGTTTGAGAGATTGACTGGAAAGCAAGAAAGTTGTGAAAATAGGGAATATGATGATAAAAGGAAGCTGTATAGCCTGGTGTCTGTAGTCAGTAAACAAGTTAGCAGATATCAGTCTCTCCAAGAGAAGGCTAACGATATCTGCAAGCGAATG GCAGTGGAGTGA
- the LOC111888852 gene encoding uncharacterized protein LOC111888852 isoform X2, producing the protein MNEKGITGSCMIIGLLMWRIQREEQVKTDKFELLNKLKNAETEIKELKRRRVEDAKANEKVVSMFAAHEQRWLMERKKLTQQIRALLHELRVINTKTKENVSGLCGQLEEKEKLLEEEKDKRREQEESVKKAEKINEELRETLKREAQEHSKEIWKHKSAFIELVSTQRQLEAEMGRAVRQMEAEKQEVNGVLEQKEQYVLMTQKLSMELIKTRKDLEQKDKILSAMLRKSKLDTAEKKMLLKEVKMSKSKTVPESRHERYSLRSMLSRHHKSKPEQLELKDDQCSASPFSQQSIITEGSQEFANIGQLEGWVQCETEKYISVVEQRHEVEVNAFAEQLRLKDEKLEAFRWHSMSMDIEMKRLHSHIEGLDHDLTNLKQQNHKLESLLFNRESELHALKSELQLNTPKPQKEKDEQVPSKAMVLAVQSPDKEFEDKKDLVSVGEECSRKKDIVSGENISSSSSSWKMDLHALGVLYKIKRLKQQLVMFERLTGKQESCENREYDDKRKLYSLVSVVSKQVSRYQSLQEKANDICKRMYENDGDAGSGVKMKKLEHFLEETFQLQRYIVATGQKLIEIQSKIASGFVGGVNDGFDMKKFGDCVRSLFREVQRGLEVRISRIIGDLEAPLAWDGIIHHPTT; encoded by the exons ATGAATGAGAAGGGGATCACAGGATCATGTATGATTATAGGTTTGCTTATGTGGAGAATTCAGCGAGAAGAACAAGTGAAAACCGATAAGTTTGAACTTCTAAATAAGCTCAAGAATGCAGAAACAGAGATCAAAGAGTTAAAAAGAAGGCGAGTTGAAGATGCAAAAGCCAATGAGAAAGTTGTCAGCATGTTTGCAGCACATGAGCAGCGCTGGTTAATGGAAAGAAAGAAACTTACACAGCAAATTCGAGCTCTTTTGCATGAATTAAGAGTTATCAATACAAAAACTAAAGAAAATGTATCCGGATTATGTGGTCAGcttgaagaaaaagaaaagttgTTGGAGGAAGAAAAGGATAAGAGGAGAGAGCAAGAGGAAAGTGTAAAAAAGGCTGAGAAAATAAACGAGGAGTTGAGAGAAACATTGAAACGTGAAGCTCAAGAGCATTCGAAAGAGATTTGGAAGCATAAAAGTGCGTTTATTGAGCTTGTATCAACACAAAGACAGCTTGAAGCAGAGATGGGTAGAGCTGTTAGACAGATGGAAGCAGAAAAACAAGAAGTTAATGGAGTTTTAGAGCAAAAGGAACAGTATGTGTTGATGACACAAAAGCTGTCAATGGAACTTATCAAAACCCGCAAAGATTTGGAGCAAAAAGACAAGATTTTGTCGGCTATGCTGAGGAAATCAAAACTGGATACAGCTGAGAAGAAAATGTTACTGAAAGAGGTCAAAATGTCAAAGTCAAAGACAGTGCCTGAGTCAAGACACGAGAGATATTCACTGAGAAGTATGCTTTCTAGACACCACAAATCCAAACCGGAGCAATTAGAGTTGAAGGACGATCAATGCTCTGCTTCTCCATTTTCTCAACAATCCATCATCACAGAGGGAAGCCAAGAATTCG CAAATATTGGGCAATTGGAAGGATGGGTTCAATGTGAAACTGAGAAATACATAAGTGTTGTTGAGCAAAGGCATGAGGTTGAGGTAAATGCTTTTGCAGAACAATTGAGATTGAAAGATGAGAAATTAGAAGCTTTTCGTTGGCATTCAATGAGCATGGATATCGAGATGAAACGACTTCATTCCCATATTGAAGGACTTGATCATGATCTAACAAACCTTAAACAACAAAACCATAAACTTGAATCTTTATTGTTCAACCGTGAATCAGAATTGCATGCCTTGAAATCAGAATTACAACTCAACACTCCAAAACCCCAGAAAGAAAAAGATGAACAAGTTCCTTCCAAAGCAATGGTGCTGGCAGTTCAATCTCCAGATAAGGAATTTGAAGATAAGAAAGATTTAGTTTCTGTTGGAGAAGAATGTTCAAGGAAAAAAGATATTGTCAGTGGTGAaaacatatcatcatcatcatcatcatggaaGATGGATCTTCATGCTCTCGGGGTGTTGTACAAGATCAAGAGGCTAAAACAACAGCTTGTCATGTTTGAGAGATTGACTGGAAAGCAAGAAAGTTGTGAAAATAGGGAATATGATGATAAAAGGAAGCTGTATAGCCTGGTGTCTGTAGTCAGTAAACAAGTTAGCAGATATCAGTCTCTCCAAGAGAAGGCTAACGATATCTGCAAGCGAATG TATGAGAATGATGGGGATGCAGGCAGTGGAGTGAAGATGAAGAAATTGGAGCATTTTCTTGAAGAGACATTTCAGCTGCAAAGATACATAGTGGCAACAGGACAGAAGTTGATTGAGATACAGTCCAAGATTGCTTCTGGTTTTGTTGGAGGTGTGAATGATGGATTTGACATGAAGAAATTTGGTGATTGTGTACGAAGCCTTTTCAGAGAAGTCCAAAGAGGTCTTGAAGTTAGAATATCAAGAATCATAGGAGACCTTGAAGCCCCTCTTGCTTGGGATGGAATCATACATCATCCTACAACTTAA
- the LOC111888852 gene encoding uncharacterized protein LOC111888852 isoform X1, with translation MNEKGITGSCMIIGLLMWRIQREEQVKTDKFELLNKLKNAETEIKELKRRRVEDAKANEKVVSMFAAHEQRWLMERKKLTQQIRALLHELRVINTKTKENVSGLCGQLEEKEKLLEEEKDKRREQEESVKKAEKINEELRETLKREAQEHSKEIWKHKSAFIELVSTQRQLEAEMGRAVRQMEAEKQEVNGVLEQKEQYVLMTQKLSMELIKTRKDLEQKDKILSAMLRKSKLDTAEKKMLLKEVKMSKSKTVPESRHERYSLRSMLSRHHKSKPEQLELKDDQCSASPFSQQSIITEGSQEFDVAANIGQLEGWVQCETEKYISVVEQRHEVEVNAFAEQLRLKDEKLEAFRWHSMSMDIEMKRLHSHIEGLDHDLTNLKQQNHKLESLLFNRESELHALKSELQLNTPKPQKEKDEQVPSKAMVLAVQSPDKEFEDKKDLVSVGEECSRKKDIVSGENISSSSSSWKMDLHALGVLYKIKRLKQQLVMFERLTGKQESCENREYDDKRKLYSLVSVVSKQVSRYQSLQEKANDICKRMYENDGDAGSGVKMKKLEHFLEETFQLQRYIVATGQKLIEIQSKIASGFVGGVNDGFDMKKFGDCVRSLFREVQRGLEVRISRIIGDLEAPLAWDGIIHHPTT, from the exons ATGAATGAGAAGGGGATCACAGGATCATGTATGATTATAGGTTTGCTTATGTGGAGAATTCAGCGAGAAGAACAAGTGAAAACCGATAAGTTTGAACTTCTAAATAAGCTCAAGAATGCAGAAACAGAGATCAAAGAGTTAAAAAGAAGGCGAGTTGAAGATGCAAAAGCCAATGAGAAAGTTGTCAGCATGTTTGCAGCACATGAGCAGCGCTGGTTAATGGAAAGAAAGAAACTTACACAGCAAATTCGAGCTCTTTTGCATGAATTAAGAGTTATCAATACAAAAACTAAAGAAAATGTATCCGGATTATGTGGTCAGcttgaagaaaaagaaaagttgTTGGAGGAAGAAAAGGATAAGAGGAGAGAGCAAGAGGAAAGTGTAAAAAAGGCTGAGAAAATAAACGAGGAGTTGAGAGAAACATTGAAACGTGAAGCTCAAGAGCATTCGAAAGAGATTTGGAAGCATAAAAGTGCGTTTATTGAGCTTGTATCAACACAAAGACAGCTTGAAGCAGAGATGGGTAGAGCTGTTAGACAGATGGAAGCAGAAAAACAAGAAGTTAATGGAGTTTTAGAGCAAAAGGAACAGTATGTGTTGATGACACAAAAGCTGTCAATGGAACTTATCAAAACCCGCAAAGATTTGGAGCAAAAAGACAAGATTTTGTCGGCTATGCTGAGGAAATCAAAACTGGATACAGCTGAGAAGAAAATGTTACTGAAAGAGGTCAAAATGTCAAAGTCAAAGACAGTGCCTGAGTCAAGACACGAGAGATATTCACTGAGAAGTATGCTTTCTAGACACCACAAATCCAAACCGGAGCAATTAGAGTTGAAGGACGATCAATGCTCTGCTTCTCCATTTTCTCAACAATCCATCATCACAGAGGGAAGCCAAGAATTCG ATGTTGCAGCAAATATTGGGCAATTGGAAGGATGGGTTCAATGTGAAACTGAGAAATACATAAGTGTTGTTGAGCAAAGGCATGAGGTTGAGGTAAATGCTTTTGCAGAACAATTGAGATTGAAAGATGAGAAATTAGAAGCTTTTCGTTGGCATTCAATGAGCATGGATATCGAGATGAAACGACTTCATTCCCATATTGAAGGACTTGATCATGATCTAACAAACCTTAAACAACAAAACCATAAACTTGAATCTTTATTGTTCAACCGTGAATCAGAATTGCATGCCTTGAAATCAGAATTACAACTCAACACTCCAAAACCCCAGAAAGAAAAAGATGAACAAGTTCCTTCCAAAGCAATGGTGCTGGCAGTTCAATCTCCAGATAAGGAATTTGAAGATAAGAAAGATTTAGTTTCTGTTGGAGAAGAATGTTCAAGGAAAAAAGATATTGTCAGTGGTGAaaacatatcatcatcatcatcatcatggaaGATGGATCTTCATGCTCTCGGGGTGTTGTACAAGATCAAGAGGCTAAAACAACAGCTTGTCATGTTTGAGAGATTGACTGGAAAGCAAGAAAGTTGTGAAAATAGGGAATATGATGATAAAAGGAAGCTGTATAGCCTGGTGTCTGTAGTCAGTAAACAAGTTAGCAGATATCAGTCTCTCCAAGAGAAGGCTAACGATATCTGCAAGCGAATG TATGAGAATGATGGGGATGCAGGCAGTGGAGTGAAGATGAAGAAATTGGAGCATTTTCTTGAAGAGACATTTCAGCTGCAAAGATACATAGTGGCAACAGGACAGAAGTTGATTGAGATACAGTCCAAGATTGCTTCTGGTTTTGTTGGAGGTGTGAATGATGGATTTGACATGAAGAAATTTGGTGATTGTGTACGAAGCCTTTTCAGAGAAGTCCAAAGAGGTCTTGAAGTTAGAATATCAAGAATCATAGGAGACCTTGAAGCCCCTCTTGCTTGGGATGGAATCATACATCATCCTACAACTTAA